A stretch of Schaalia odontolytica DNA encodes these proteins:
- a CDS encoding electron transfer flavoprotein subunit alpha/FixB family protein: MTQQMSSPILVLADQAGDHLTPLARQAVTLAASLTSADVVALSLAATPDVAALSELGATQLLHADLGDAARSSVVASDALVSALATGSFGLVLLCSDYRGREIAGRVGALTEAGVVSGASSVGFDGGVLQIGKTALGGSWSMRIVLEGQTPIVGIASGVIDEAPVASPVGLTPQTLAVELSPEASAIQVVSSVPDEEEGVSLTDASTVVCGGRGVDGDFELVRSVAQALGGAVGATRVACDEGWAPRSEQIGQTGLTVTPNLYIGLGVSGAIHHTVGMQSSAHIVAVCDDPDAPIFEIADFGVVGDVTEVVPAALAAIEEARSQA, translated from the coding sequence ATGACGCAGCAGATGAGTTCCCCGATTCTCGTTCTGGCCGACCAGGCGGGCGATCACCTGACGCCCCTGGCTCGCCAGGCGGTTACGCTGGCCGCGTCCCTGACTTCCGCCGACGTCGTCGCGCTGTCCCTGGCCGCCACTCCCGATGTGGCCGCCCTGTCTGAGCTGGGCGCGACCCAGCTGCTGCATGCCGACCTGGGTGACGCGGCGCGTTCCTCGGTCGTGGCCTCCGACGCGCTTGTTTCCGCGCTGGCGACCGGCAGTTTCGGTCTGGTGCTCCTGTGCTCGGACTACCGTGGTCGCGAGATCGCCGGCCGTGTCGGCGCCCTCACCGAGGCCGGCGTGGTCTCCGGTGCGTCCTCCGTCGGCTTCGACGGCGGCGTCCTCCAGATCGGCAAGACCGCTCTGGGTGGCTCCTGGTCGATGCGGATCGTCCTTGAGGGACAGACCCCGATCGTCGGCATCGCCTCTGGCGTCATCGACGAGGCCCCGGTGGCCTCTCCCGTCGGCCTGACCCCGCAGACCCTGGCCGTCGAGCTGAGCCCCGAGGCCTCCGCGATTCAGGTCGTCTCTTCCGTGCCCGACGAGGAGGAAGGCGTGTCCCTGACGGATGCGTCCACTGTCGTGTGCGGTGGCCGCGGCGTGGACGGCGACTTCGAGCTGGTTCGCTCCGTCGCTCAGGCGCTCGGCGGCGCCGTGGGTGCGACCCGCGTCGCCTGCGACGAGGGCTGGGCACCGCGATCCGAGCAGATCGGCCAGACCGGTCTGACCGTCACCCCGAATCTCTACATCGGCCTGGGCGTATCCGGCGCGATCCACCACACGGTGGGCATGCAGTCCTCCGCCCACATCGTCGCCGTGTGTGACGACCCGGACGCCCCGATCTTCGAGATCGCGGACTTCGGCGTCGTCGGCGACGTCACCGAGGTCGTGCCCGCAGCCCTGGCCGCCATCGAGGAGGCGCGCTCCCAGGCGTGA
- a CDS encoding electron transfer flavoprotein subunit beta/FixA family protein produces MRIVVCVKHVPDMQSERRFEGGRLVRGEDDVLNELDENAIEAAVQLKESEEDAGREAEVVALTMGPEDAEDSLMRALQMGADRAYIVSDEFLEGSDVITTASVLSVAIAKIAQECGPVDLVITGMASLDAMTSMLPAALAAKAHMPLLGLARSLSVEDGTVTIERAVDGYTETVRVALPAVVSVTDQINEPRYPAFAAMKAARKKPLDQWGIDDLVEVPGGEALVMRRALTSVTHGEEKTRDGSGTIIQDAGEGGRALADYILSVVK; encoded by the coding sequence ATGAGAATTGTCGTGTGTGTGAAGCATGTCCCCGACATGCAGTCCGAACGCCGTTTTGAGGGCGGCCGCCTGGTGCGCGGTGAGGACGATGTGCTCAACGAACTGGACGAGAACGCCATCGAGGCAGCCGTCCAGCTCAAGGAATCCGAAGAGGATGCGGGTCGCGAGGCCGAGGTCGTCGCGCTGACGATGGGCCCCGAGGACGCCGAGGACTCCCTCATGCGCGCCCTGCAGATGGGCGCCGACCGCGCCTACATCGTCTCCGACGAGTTCCTCGAGGGCTCCGACGTCATCACGACCGCCTCCGTTCTGTCCGTCGCGATCGCGAAGATCGCGCAGGAGTGCGGCCCTGTCGACCTGGTGATCACCGGCATGGCGTCGCTGGACGCGATGACCTCCATGCTGCCCGCCGCCCTGGCCGCCAAGGCCCACATGCCGCTGCTGGGCCTGGCCCGCTCCCTGAGCGTCGAGGACGGCACTGTCACCATCGAACGCGCCGTCGACGGGTACACCGAGACCGTGCGCGTCGCGCTGCCCGCTGTCGTCTCCGTGACTGACCAGATCAACGAGCCGCGTTACCCGGCCTTCGCAGCGATGAAGGCCGCCCGCAAGAAGCCGCTGGATCAGTGGGGCATCGACGACCTCGTCGAGGTTCCCGGCGGTGAGGCCCTCGTCATGCGCCGCGCGCTGACTTCCGTCACCCATGGCGAGGAGAAGACCCGCGACGGCTCGGGCACGATCATTCAGGACGCCGGCGAGGGCGGGCGCGCTCTGGCCGACTACATCCTTTCGGTGGTGAAGTGA
- a CDS encoding cysteine desulfurase family protein: protein MSVYLDHAATTPLRECALEAWTRAQRDLAATPGNPAALHFGGRRARRMLDDAREQVAAALGADIHEVIFTSGATESDALGVMASARGMRGRDGARDLIVVSGLEHDAVAHQREVASREGFSWEFLPVDAGGVSILPGVSGDDAPGPWDGRLALGSMTLVSSEIGTIQPVADFAELVHASGGLVHSDAAQAIPTLDVSFGELGLDLMSVGGHKVGAPAGIGVLLARRGIPMTTDRPGGGHERSIRSGTPDVAGACALGAALTEVVAQRAAFAARAADLRAHLLSHLPEGTYLTVGETASSSAIIHLSLPTARPEAVLMAFDMAGIAVSAGSACHAGVTRPSEIVMAMGRSEEQALGVLRVSLGHETTRDDIDAFLAALPVAIRAGAALDGVAHVRNERNEER from the coding sequence GTGAGCGTCTACCTCGACCACGCGGCCACCACGCCGCTGCGCGAGTGCGCCCTCGAGGCGTGGACCCGCGCCCAGCGTGACCTGGCCGCAACCCCCGGCAATCCCGCCGCCCTCCACTTCGGAGGGCGGCGGGCCCGTCGCATGCTCGACGACGCGCGCGAGCAGGTCGCAGCGGCCCTCGGCGCAGACATCCACGAGGTTATTTTCACCTCTGGAGCCACCGAATCGGATGCCCTCGGCGTGATGGCCTCGGCCCGAGGCATGCGCGGGCGCGACGGCGCGCGCGACCTGATCGTCGTCTCGGGCCTCGAGCACGACGCGGTCGCCCATCAGCGCGAGGTTGCCTCTCGCGAGGGCTTCTCCTGGGAGTTCCTGCCCGTGGATGCGGGCGGCGTGTCCATCCTGCCCGGTGTTTCCGGCGACGACGCGCCCGGTCCGTGGGACGGTCGCCTCGCGCTCGGATCCATGACCCTTGTGTCCTCCGAGATTGGCACGATTCAGCCGGTCGCAGACTTCGCCGAGCTCGTGCACGCCAGCGGAGGGCTCGTACATTCCGACGCCGCCCAAGCTATCCCAACCCTGGACGTGTCATTTGGAGAACTCGGCCTGGACCTCATGAGCGTCGGCGGCCACAAGGTCGGCGCCCCTGCTGGCATCGGCGTTCTCCTCGCCCGACGAGGCATCCCCATGACGACCGACCGACCCGGCGGCGGCCACGAGCGCTCGATCCGCTCGGGCACGCCCGACGTTGCGGGTGCCTGCGCTCTCGGTGCTGCCCTCACCGAGGTTGTCGCCCAGCGCGCCGCTTTCGCAGCCCGTGCGGCCGACCTGCGCGCGCATCTGCTGTCCCACCTGCCGGAGGGCACGTATCTGACGGTGGGGGAGACGGCCTCGTCGAGCGCCATCATCCACCTGTCCCTGCCCACCGCCCGCCCCGAAGCCGTCCTCATGGCTTTCGACATGGCTGGGATCGCCGTGTCTGCTGGGTCTGCCTGCCACGCGGGGGTCACGCGCCCCTCCGAGATCGTCATGGCGATGGGACGCAGCGAGGAGCAGGCACTCGGCGTGCTGCGCGTCTCGCTCGGCCATGAGACGACGCGCGACGACATCGACGCCTTCCTGGCTGCCCTGCCCGTGGCCATCCGCGCGGGGGCCGCCCTGGACGGCGTCGCACACGTGCGCAACGAACGAAACGAGGAACGCTAG